GATTGAACAGGAGATTGCCCGAGTGTGGCAAACGGGACTAGGAGTAGATCGTGTGGGTTTGAGTGATAACTTTTTTGAAATAGGAGGTCATTCTCTTAAAATTATAGAGTTATTAGTTGAATTAAAACCAAAATATCCTATGATAAAGATTAATGATTTCTTCACCCATCCAACGGTTCAATCATTAGCGTATCGAATTGAAGAACTGTATCGAGAAAAACAGGAGACAGAACAAGCGAGTGCTGGAAGGATTGGTGGTAATGATCAAACGGAGGAAGTACTTGCTGAATATCCAGAGCGTTTACAAACTACGAAAAAAATCGTACGACGAAAGCAGCGTACATTCCTGCTAACGGGGGCGACAGGCTATCTTGGTTCTCACTTGTTGTATGAATTATTACAGACAACCCCGGGCACGATTTATTGTTTGGTACGCGGGAAAGATGTTCAGGCTGCTATGGATCGTTTATATCAAAATTATTCCTTTTATTTCGGTAAGGAGCAGCAGAAACAGCTCACGTCACGTGTAAAGGTTATGATAGGCGATCTGCAAGAAGTAAGGTTGGGATTAGAAAAAGAGGATTGGTATGGGCTTGTTCAAAATGTGGATGCCATCATGCACTGTGGAGCAGATGTGTCTCACTTTGGCGATGCTCAGCATTTCTATCAGGTAAATGTACGAAGCACGGAGACGTTACTTGATCTGGCCAGAGAAAAGCAGGGTATTCATTTTCACTATGTTTCTACGATTGGTATTCCCGAAGAACTGTCCCATGCAGGGAAATGGCATGAATTACGTAATGCAGAGCAAATGGATTATTCTATTGTGCTAGAAAATCATTACGTCAATAGCAAATGGGAGTCTGAGAAGCATGTGATGAAGGCGTTTGAACAAGAAGGTATACCAGTGACAATCTATCGTGCTGGCAATCTAAGTAGCCATTCTTTAGCTGGTACGTTTCAACGCAACATGGAAACAAATGCAATGTATCGAATGTGTCGGGCGATGTTCTTACTGGGAATTGCACCACATGCCGATTGGCTAGTAGATTTCACTCCCATTGATTTTGCTGGAAAAGCGATTGCTACGCTCGCATTGCAAGAGGAAGCAGTCGGAGCCATTTTCCATGTTGTCAATCCAAAACAAATTCCGTATGTAGAGCTATTGGAACATTTTCAGTCCTTTGGCTATAAATTGAGCCTAGTTTCTCAACAACAATATGAACAGTGGTTATTTGATGGAACAGAAAAAAATCGGGAAGGAATGGAGCTTGCTATTACCCAGCTAGAGGGAGATGGAGCACGTAATTCGAATGTTCGATTTGCCTGCCCTAAGACGACGGCCGTGTTACAAAAGCTTCATATTTCATGCCCACAACCCACGAAAGCATATTTTAAGGCGATGGTGAAGTATGCCATAGCAAACGGATATTTCCCGATGCCAACGTTGGCAGAGCCCATTTGTTAACTAAGTGTTGTTTACGTAATAGTCCTCTAATTATCAGTTGGTTTCAGAATAGCCCAGAAAGATTTATAATAAGCTACATGTAATGAAAGTCATCAGACAAACCAGGTTAGAGGTGGAATAACATGGAATTAATTATTTTAGCAAAGTTGATGCTTTCTGCTTTCCTTGGAATCGTAATTGGAATTGAGCGTGAATTAAAACAAAAACCACTGGGATTAAAAACCAGCGTAATCATATCGGTTAGTAGCTGCTTACTGACGATTGTTTCGATCGAATCTGCTCAATTTTATGCGGAAACGTCTATTAACAATCGGACAGACCCTATGCGTTTGGCTGCACAGATCGTTAGTGGAATCGGTTTTTTGGGTGCAGGGGTCATTTTGCGCCGAAATAATGATGTTATTTCTGGCCTTACCACAGCAGCAATTATTTGGTCTAGTGCAGGTATTGGAATTGCGGTCGGGTCGGGCTTTTATTATGAAGCAGCATTAGGAGCTGCGATGATTTTGTTTTCTGTGCAGTTGCTCCCATATTTAGTAAATATGATTGGAGTTCGAAAATTACAAGGAAAAGAGTTAAAAATTCGTCTGTTCTTAGATGAGCACTCACATATGACAGCGATTATCCAGAAATTCAAAGAAGAAGATATGAAGATTAAGAATGTCTGGTTAAAGGATGTTGATAAGCAAAGGGTACAGATGGATCTACGTCTGGTTGTGTATGATCATATCTATATTACTGACATCTATGAGATGGTACATAATTTAAATGGGGTGGCACGTGTAGAGATTGACAGCTAGTGATGGATTACGTATACTGATTGATAAGTTTACAGGAATTTTATAAATGAACCATAATGATAAACACGCGCAATGACGAAGAGGAGTATGCATGCCGATTGCTAAAGAGAGCTGATGGTTGGTGAAAATCAGTGCAGGAAGCTTGCAGAATGGACTTTTGAGCGTCTAGACCGATAGTGTGTAGGGTTTAACACACAGGTAGGCTCTGGCGGAGCGTCTCACCGATACAAGGGACAGGTATTCGAACAATGGCATGTAGAAGTGCGCGTTTGTTCCGATACAATAGAGCGCGCTGTGAAAACGGCGAATTAAGGTGGCACCACGGGTTTCTCGTCCTTATTTTTAAAGATAAGGATGAGGAGCCCTTTTTGTATTTCTGTAAACAAAATAGGATGTAATCAGGACAAGGAGCGTGATGAGAATGGAAGATGGTTGGTGGTGGCTTTATCAACTGAATGCTACAAATAAAAAGAGGGGGATCAATGCCTATCGTATCCAACGATCTCCGCTCTCAAAACGAAAGAGGCTGATTATATATGAACAAGCAAAAACTAGTATCAGGTATTCGTTCTACAGGTGAATTACATTTGGGTAACTATTATGGTGCGATGAAAGGCATTGATAAGGTTGTTAACACATACGATGCTAATTTTTTTATTGCAGATTTGCATACATTGACCACACATCCTAGCCCGGAGCATATGTCTACAAATGCTTTAGAGGCTGCTGCCAGCTATCTGGCATCGGGCCTGAATCCAGAGCACTGCACGTTTTACACACAATCTGCCCTGTCAGCCGAGGTTGCAGAATTATCCTTGTACCTAGGTATGGTAATGCCACTAGGTGAGTTGATGCGGTGTCCAACATTTAAAGAGAAAGCAAAGAAACATC
This is a stretch of genomic DNA from Brevibacillus laterosporus DSM 25. It encodes these proteins:
- a CDS encoding MgtC/SapB family protein is translated as MELIILAKLMLSAFLGIVIGIERELKQKPLGLKTSVIISVSSCLLTIVSIESAQFYAETSINNRTDPMRLAAQIVSGIGFLGAGVILRRNNDVISGLTTAAIIWSSAGIGIAVGSGFYYEAALGAAMILFSVQLLPYLVNMIGVRKLQGKELKIRLFLDEHSHMTAIIQKFKEEDMKIKNVWLKDVDKQRVQMDLRLVVYDHIYITDIYEMVHNLNGVARVEIDS